Genomic DNA from Streptococcus uberis:
AAACATCTATCGATTATGCCCTAAAACACCATCAAGTCAAAGATGACCTAAAAGCTTATATTATCAAATTGGGTAAAGAATTAGAAAAAGCACAAGATACTAAAGAAAGCAAATAAAGCAGTCCAAAAAGGACTGCTTTTTCCATTAAATCATTAAAGACAAGGTGATGAGTACCAGTGCTATCGTAAGGTAGGAAAGTAAAGCTGAAGTTTTTTGTTTTTTCGTGAAAAGCTCTGCATCAACCAAAGTCGGTAGAAAAACAGCTGCCAAAGCTCCTCCTAGAGCCCCACCTAGGTGCCCCACTATACCTACATTGGGCATAAAAAGATTCATCACCAAGTTCAAAATTATCAAAGTCTGATAGGACTTCCCTATGCTTTTCAGATGCTGATTGTGACCAAAATATCCCACCACAACAATAGCTGCAAATAGGCCAAACAATGAGGTTGAGGCCCCCGCAGCAACGACATGAGGAGTGAAAAAGAGAGTCATCACATTGCCCATGATTCCAGATAAAACATAAAGCAACAAGAAAAACCGAGACCCCCAGATGCTTTCTGCTAACTGCCCTACAAAATACAGAGTTAAACTATTTATCAAAAAATGTTCCCATCCAATATGAATAAAAATAGGAGTCACCAATCGCCACAACTGAGAAGGCATACTTTTGACAACCAGACCAAACATGCCGCCAAATTGAAAAACAATTTGAGGACTTTTAGCCAAACTACCATAAAAAACTTGCATGACTATAAATAGCAAGATGGTTACTGATAAGAAAAAGAAAGTAACTGGTTTTTCTTTCAAATGATAAGTCATTGACAAAAGACCTCCTGAACCGCAACATCATGTTCTTCAGGTTGAAATGCCATCTGTTGACAAGCATAAATCGTACTAAACGTTTTTCCACTATAATCCGCTAAATAGCGATCATAATAACCAGCACCATATCCTATCCTAAAACCATCTGGATTAAAAGCTACACCGGGAACATGAATCACATCAATCATTTCCTTTGGAACGGCTACATCACTCCGAGGTTCTAACAAACCAAAGCTTGTTCGGACCAAATCTTTGGGATCATAGTCCACAAAAATCATTTTACCTTTTGGATAGGTTTTAGGCACAAGAATTCTCTTACCATCTTTTTGTGCTTCTTGAATAAGCAAAGCTGTCTTGTATTCATTAGGCATGGCTAAATAAGTCGTAATAACATGCGACTCTTGATAAGCTTTTGACGATAAGACACTTTCTAATAAGAGGAGATCTTTTTGGGACTTCTCTCTTTTATCTAGGCCTCGCATTCTAGCAAGTACCGTCTGACGTAATTCTTTTTTTAACATAACCCCATTTTATCACAATTTCTCATTTTCAAGGAATCCTGAACCTGAAACCGTGTTGCCATTTTCTAAGACAAAAGGTAGAATAGAAAGGAATGACTAGCAAATTCGGAGACAATCATGCAAAATCTTACAAAAGGTAATCCTATTACCGTCATCTTAGCCTTCACTCTTCCACTTTTAATTGGAAGTTTTTTTCAACTCACTTATAATTTCGCAGATAGTATCATTGTTGGTCACACCCTGGGTCAAAATGCTTTTGCCAGTGTGGGGGCCACAGGAAGCTTAATGTTTTTGGTCCTCGGATTCGCCCAGGGACTTACCTCTGGCTTAACCATTGTGACCGCACAACGATTTGGAGCAGATGATCAGAAAGGCGTAAAAGAAAGCTTCGTTCATGGACTCTTTTACTCAGTTCTTGTTAGTTTGGTCTTAACGGTCATTTCACTTATCTTTTTGAAACCCCTTTTGCTGATCATGCAGACCCCAATCAATTTAGTAGCGGATGCCTATGACTTCTTACTGGCTATCTTTGGGGGTATGATTTTCACCATTTTATTCAATTACCTCTCCAGTGCGATTAGAAGTTTAGGGAATTCAAGAACCCCTCTCATCTCACTCATTATCGCCAGTATTTTAAATATTCTACTCGAGTTTCTCTTTATTCTTTATTTTAAAATGGGTGTACTAGGTGCTGGAATTGCTACTATTATTGCGCAAGCTTTCTCCGTACTCTATTTGATCCTTTACATCAACAAAAAGATCCCCCATTTCCGACTAAAGAAAGACGATTTGACTCTAGATAGGGAAAATCTCAGAAATCATGCTCGCCTTGGTTTTCCCATGGCATTTCAGGCTAGTATTATAGCCATTGGAGCCATTACACTGCAGGTAACCATTAATAAGTTGGGGACTGAAGCTATCGCAGCTATTGCTATTGCCAGTAAAACAGACCAACTGGCCATGCTACCGATGTTAAATCTGGGCTTAGCCTTGTCAACCTTTACAGCTCAGAACTATGGCGCTAAAGCTTATAAAAGAATCCTTGAGGGTCTTAAAGATTCACTCATTATCTGTATTATTTGGTCTGTTCTTTTTGCTATTCTGTTAATTTTCCAACACCGCTTTTTCTCTGGCATTTTCATTAGTAAGGCTGATCCAGCTGTTTTCCATTTAGCCTATCTCTATTATCTGATTAATGGCTCTCTTTATTGGATTTTAGCCATCCTATTTATACTAAGAAGTTTCATTCAAGGTCTCGGATACGGTTTTGTTCCTACTTTAGCAGGCATTATGGAATTAGTCATGAGAGCAGGAGTCGCCATTATTGGCCTGTTATACTTTGGTTTTGTTGGTGTGGCTTCAGCTAATCCAGCAGCCTGGATAGGCAGTCTCCTGATTCTCATTCCGTCAAGTTTAATTCTCATCAAAAAATTAAAAAGACAAGACCTAAACGAAAACGAGTTAAGAAATCTTTAAGGTTGATAGCTTATGATAAGACTATCCTAAATAACGGTCTCCCAAACCGTTGGGGAGATAAGTTCCCTCTTATCTCCCTTTTCATAAATCTCCTGAGCATCCTAGCAATAGGATGCTCTTTTGATCGTTAAAAGGAAGAAGCAGTTGCTTCTTCCTTTTTGCTGTTATTATGAATTTACTTTTTCTCCTAAAAATGCCTTTATCTCTGGTAAGGCCTGCTTGATAGCTCCTTCATCTGGGCTCATTTTAGCGTGGTGTAGGGGGTAAGGTGTGTCAACACCCAACCAGAACATAACGCCTTTCACCTTGCTTAATAAGAAGCCAAAATCTTCACCTGTCATGGCTGGCAAGCATTCAATCATATTGATTGTATCACTTTCCTTAAAGAAAGAAATCAATTCATCAGCAAGCTCGGGGTTATTTTCAACAGGAAGGTAACCACCTTGCTTTAAGTGAACATCCACTTCTAATCCAAAGCTTTTTGCAATACCTTCAGCCATCTCAGTCAGACGTTTCTGTGTTAACTGGCTCATGTCATGTGTCAAGGTACGGATAGTCCCATGTAAAAGGGCTTCTTGAGAAATCACATTGTTGGTAGTTCCAGCATGAAGCGATCCGAAAGTGACAACTGCACCTTCAATCGGATCAACATTACGTGAAACAATTGTTTGCACTTGGGTCACAAAATAAGACGCAGCAACTAGGGCATCGTTGGCATGATGAGGGAAAGCAGCATGTCCCCCTTTTCCCTTAAAGCTTACCTTAACCTCACAAGTCCCTGCAAAAAGCGTTGCTCGATTACTAGCTAGCGTCCCAACAGGTAAATCTGGACGAACATGCAAAGCATAGACTTCATCTGGCATCCACTCATCCAAAGCACCAGATTGATACATCAACATCCCACCAGCCTCATTTTCCTCAGCTGGCTGGAAGATAAAGAGCATGTTATGTTTGCTCTGCTTTTCCACCAAAGCCTCTAAAAGACCCAAAGCCATGGTCATATGAATATCGTGTCCACAAGCATGCATCCTCCCTTGGTTCTTACTGGCAAAGGCTAAGCCAGTCTCCTCAGTTATTGGTAAACCATCCATATCTGAGCGCCAAGCAACCGTTTTTTCAGGGGCGTAGCCTTTCAAAAAAACTAAAATACCAGTCTTCCATGTCTTGATCTGGATGAATGGTTTGTCTTGGCAAAGCTGCTCAATAACAGAAAGTAAAAAAGCTTGTGTTTGATATTCTTCCAAGCCGATTTCAGGGATTTGATGCAGTTGACGGCGGATAGCAATTAAATCTAGCATAAGTTAACTCCTTTAAAAGAAAATCCCGTGGAAACCACAGGATTTTTCACCGATTCCTAAACTTTTAAATAAGACGTAGAGCGTCTTCAAGTGCTGTTTTTTGTTGTGTTTGAGAATCAATTTCCTTAATGATTCGAGCAGGGACCCCCGCAACAACAACATTTTCAGGAACATCCTCAGTAACAATAGCTCCAGCCGCAACAACAGAGCCATTGCCAACCTGAACACCTTCAATGACAACAGCATTAGCCCCTACAAGGACATTATCACCAATACGTACAGGCTCTGCTGAAGCTGGTTCAATAACGCCGGCTAAAACTGCTCCAGCTCCGATATGGCTATTTTTACCAACTGTTGCACGTCCACCAAGAATAGCTCCCATATCAATCATCGTACCAGGACCAATTTCAGCTCCAATATTAATAATAGCCCCCATCATAATCACAGCATTATCACCAATAACAACTTGATCACGAATGATAGCTCCAGGTTCAATACGAGCATTAATCCGACGTTTGTCTAATAAGGGAACAGCCGAATTCCGACCATCTTGTTCCACAATAAAGTCAACATTTTCTTTTAAATCAACGAGTAGAGGCTCAATAGCTTTCCAGTCTCCAAAAAGAACATTCCCTAGTTTTAGAACTGATTCAGGTACTGGTGCTGATAACTCCCCTTCAAAAGTCACCTTAACACTGGTTTTTTTCTCTGCATTACCAATAAAGGCAATAATCTCTTGGGCAGTCATTTTCTGTACAGTCATAAGCATCTCCTCAAAATCATTTTTTTTATTATAACAAATTTTCAGAAAATGAGTATTCTTTTAGGCTATATTGACAAAAAAAAGCCCTAACAGGCTTTTTAGTATATGGGGGAGTCTTTTCCTGGTAAATCAAAGGTAGTCTTAACTATATAATGCAATCATACTCCCTTCAGTAATTCGAGGAAGTTCCTGACCTTCAACGTGCAATGTTCCGGGTAAAGATCCCTCAGTTGAGCCATCAAAAGCGATGGTAATGTGACCCAAATTTTTCAAATTTGTTTCTACAACACTACCAATAGAAGTCACTTTATAATCTATTTGATTAATTGACAAGATACTACCTTCATGAATTGCTCCACTTAAACTTTTGTTGTCAATAGTATAACAGAATTCTGCAAGATCAGCTGGAGCACCTTCTCCAAAGAGAATGAGCATATTAGCGTTGTCTATCATACTATCTGCCTCCATACCGACAGCCGTCACTTTCGTTTCAAATATTTTTACCATATTAACTTCCCCTTTTTTTACAAAATTTTCTATTACTATTTTACTGATAAAGTCCAATACTTGCAATCCATGCCACAATAACACGAGGAACACCATTTAAGAAACGTGAGTAAAGAACAGATGGCACCCCAACTTCAACCGTTTCTGAATCTGCCTCAGTCAATCCTAAAGCAACTGGAATGAAATCACAACCATTTTGTGTATTAATGGCAAATAAAGCCGGTAATGCCATTTGAGGTGGAATATTACCTTTACCGATTTCAACTCCTATTAACGTCCCAATAATTTGTGAAATAACAGCACCTGGTCCTAAAAGTGGTGATAAAAATGGTAATGAACAAATAAATCCAATAATAACAAGTCCCCATACATTTCCAGCAAGTGGTACCATCAATTTAGCTAACCAATTTCCGACACCTGAACCTTGAATGATACCAATTAAAAGTGATACAAAGGCCATGAAAGGCAAGATGGTATTAAGCATTGTTTGAATAGCATCACGTGCTGCTTGGTTAAAGGTTGCCACAATTTTACCAGCACCCATACCAATTCGAGCTACAAAACTAGATTCCGCACGTTGCTCTGTTATTTTCTTACTTGTATCATAAGTAGCAGCCTTAGGGCTTTCTTGGTCACTTGCTGCAACACTTGCTGCTTCATCAGTTAATGATATTTGATTGACACCAACAGCTGAGACGTAGATATCCTCGGTAATATACTGTGCCAAAGGTCCACTCTTACCTGTTGCAACAACATTAATGGTAGGGATTCCTTTTTTAGGATAAATCCCACAACGTAGAGTTCCTCCGCAATCAACAATAGCAAGTGCAATTTCATCATCCGGAATAGATGTTTTAAAACCATTAACAGCTTCCATTCCCGTTAGTTCCACAATTTTATCTACTATTTCTGGTTTCTCACCACCACCCGTAATGTAAATAAATTTATGTTTTTCTGGTGTTGGCGTAATGACTAAAGGTCCTCCAAAACCACCACTTCCTTTGACAACTTTAATACTTTGATAAGCCATTTTATAGTCTCCTCATTCCTAATCAAGATTAACTGTTTTACTCAATGTGATGCCTTGTTGTTTAGAAACATATGCAGTCGTAAAATCGGTTACCCATCCACTAACAAAGTTCATAATTAAACCAACAAGTAGATAACGAATAGCCAACTCCATTTGACTCAATCCTAACGTTTTAATACCACTTGCTATCCCTAACCAGACAAACAATTCACCTGGATTAATATGGGGAAAAACACCATTAGATGTGTGGCAAAACTGCATCTGTGAAGCAACATAACTAGGTTTATAATATTCAGGCATAAATCTACCCATACTAATAGCCATTGGGTTACCTAACATAAATGCTGAAATAAATGGTAAAATCATGTAACGACTTACTGGATTTTTAGCAGAAACAGCTGCTAATTTATTCACTCGCTCTTCACCAAGTAAAGCAATAAATGCATTCATGGCAACTAAAAGCATTAGGACAACTGGTACGATTCCTGTCATCCAACTAATAAATGTGTCGCCACCTAATTGAAATAACTTCATAAAACCTTCTGCGAATTTTGTAATGTAATCCATCGTAAACTCCTTTTATTTTTTAAATTGATATTTAAGTCGATTTTTTAAACTTTTTAAGTAAAAGTCTAAATCAAAGGCTGAGCCATATTTTGAAACATCCTGGTAAGAGCCTGCTTCCATTCTTAGAAACAATTCCCGTGCATCCTCAATAGCAATCTGAACCAATTTGTTTTCATTTCTGACCAAGGGATTATAGGTATCAAAATAATGAATATCTTGACCGATAAAATTTGGCATCTGTTTGAAATGAGCTGCAACTGTAACACCTTGCATTTTACGCGCATCTAAAACAAGACCTTCCTTGTCAATAGCAAACATAACAATGGTACCTGATTTAATTTTCCCAGACCGTCTGCCAATAGCAACACGTCCTTTTTTACGGAGCTCAGCATATACCTTATTAAAATGCTTCAATTGTTTCATTCCTAAAATAATCTGTACTACATAGGCAAGGATGACTATAATGCCAAATATAACGATTTTATCCATTAAAATACTCCTTTTTCCGCAATAAATTGATTAAACTCTTCCTGAGACTTAAGCAGTTGCAGTTCATTCCACAAACATTTATCACTAGCTATCCTAAAGATATCATCATAGACTTCTAACAACTCTGTCTCGGTATCTTCTTCAACTGATTTTGGAATAGCTACCATAAAAATGAGGGCAACTTCCTGACTCCCCGCCACAAAGAGTTTCTCCAAAATACCGACCATTAATACCGGATTCTGATCAAGTAGATTGAGGGTGTGGGGAAAGGCAATTTGATTGCCAAATAGGGTGGATTGTTTCTCTTCTCTTTGAAGAATTCTTTCTGGAAAAGCCAGGTCAACTAAACCTTCATCAACTAAAGCAGTTGCCATTTTAATTAAATAGGTTTCATAAGTGGATTCTTCCTCCAAACGAATGAAACGTACTGTATTGCTTTTTTGTCTTCGCTGATGAATATGTTGAACTTTTTGCCATTCATTTTGCAGCCACTGATCGTTAAAAAGATTAGTGATTTGAACCAGTGGAGATTTTAGCTGGCCAAATTTCAAGGGGACTGTTGTAAAAATAGCAAAGTAATTATCATCTTTTTCAGGATTGAACTGCTCCTCAGAAAATTGCGAAATGACAATATCTGGTCCCAGAACCTTAGCTAGGCGCCTACAGATCATATTCGCTGTTCCTCTTCCTGTGGTGCAAACGACTGCTATTTTCTTCATCTTTGTCTGAACAATTTGGTCTTCTTTTTCTCTCATAATGAGTTCAAAGTATAGCGCCAAATAACTGCATTCTGACAGTTCGATTCGAGTAGCAAAGTTTTTTTCTAAGACTTTTCCTGCTACTGTTGCCATTTCAAATGCTAAAGGGTATTTCTGCTTAATTTCCCCATGAAAAAGATCATTAGCTTGAATATGAAAAATGAGACGATTAACTAAAAATTTTAAATGCGTGTGCATTTCAACAAAGAGTTTTTCTTGATCAAAGTTAATCAAAAGGCTATCTTTAACTTCTTCAACCATTTCTTGATATAGGTTCAAGAGTTCTTGACTTACCCCTCCCTCTTGATAAGATAAACTGTCAATGTATTGAGTGTTTAAAGCAAAGGAAATAAAGTCTCTTTCAAATTGACTCAAGGAAATTCGGTAGGCTATTTCCAAATGATAAACCAACTCTTCCATAAATGCGTCTGAATTGACTTCATTACTGTAAAAGGGAATACTTTCTAATAAATGATGATTCGTTTGTATACGCTTGATGCTAATGGCAATACTCTTGGTTAAGAGTTCCTGGATTTTGAGTGGTAGTCGATAGGTTTGATAGAGTTGTTCTAAAAACAGATAACTCTCTTCTTTCAAAGTATCGATTTCAAAATAATTATTGACTTCATGGATAAATAAAAGTCTCAATTGCAATTCATGCCCCAAAAGTTGAACACCTCTATTGGGAATTCCTTTTATAGAGACGTGATAGTTTTCAGCAACTAACTTTGCCGTTCGGAGATCCTTATTAATGGTACTTCGACTAACACCAATTTCCTCTGCAAGGTCGTCAATAAAAGTTGACGAAGATGATTCAAGAAGGCGTTTCAACAAATAGGCAACTCGTTTACTTGCCGAATTAAAATCACTTGTTTTGCGTAAACTACCTGCTAAAATCGTTTCAAGCCTAGCATAGTCATATACTGCTAGCTCTAGTTGATTATTTTTTTGAATGATTTCAACATCGCCATCTAAAACAGCATTTAACTGTTCAATACTTTTGTTCAAAGTTTGTGAACTTATTTTTAAATTCTGTTTTAAGGTGTCAAAAGACATCTGATTTTGAATCACTAAGTTTTCTAAAATATCATACCAACGATTAACTAATGCCACGACTCACCTTTCTAGCTAGTATCTATCCCCTTGTTTTACCACCTGCTACATTGGTTGTAATACCTGTAATATAACTTGAACGGTCTGATATGTAGTAAGCAACAAGATCAGCAACTTCACTCAATTTACCACTACGGCCAAGCGGTGTTGTACTTGTAGAAGAATAACCTGCTCGAATTTCTTCAACTGTTTTTCCTCTAGTATAACCTAATGCCTCTTCATATGCCAATGTTCGTAAACCAGTTGCCTCCATTATTCCAGGAGCGATACCTACCACACGAACGCCATGTTTTCCTAACTCTTTTGACCATGATCTCGTGTAAGAATAAACAGCAGCTTTTGTTGCTGCGTAGGCACTTTGACCTTCAGAGCCTTCTAATCCTGCTTCTGAAGCCATATTAATAATGACACCAGATTTTTTTTCAACTAAGATACGGGCAACAGCTTGACTAACCAAATAAAGACCTTTTTGATTAATACTTGTGATTTTATCAAAAGTTGCATCATCCAACTCGTATTTCCCATGTGGATCTTTAGGATCAACAAGTAATCTTGGAATATTGATTCCAGCATTATTAACGAGGGCATCAACCGTACCAAAATGTTCTATCACTTTTGCCACACCTTCCTCAACTTCTTTACGAGAAGTAACATCAACCTTTACATAAAAAAGATTAGGATGGTCTATTTCATTATCTGTAATGTCAAAGTTAGCAACTTTAACATCAAGCTTTAAAAATTCTTCAACAATTGACTTCCCAATTCCTGAAGAAGCTCCTGTAACAATGACTGTTTTTCCAGCGATATTTAACCAGTCTGTCATAATAGTCTCCTTTTTTTAGATTACGGACTTATTATAAAACGCTTACAACAAAAAATTAAGACAGACTTTTTTAGCAGTTCGATAAATTTCTAACACTAATTTTAAAACTATTTCATTCGCATTTTTGTATAAAACTCCTAAAAAAAGCAATCCTCTAAATCGAGGATTGCTTTTTACCTTATGAAATATGTTACTTTTTTATAAACGTGCGTCTAATTCTGCACCTAATTCTTCAAATCCTGGTTTTCCAAGAAGTGCGAACATGTTTTTCTTATATGCTTCTACACCTGGTTGGTCAAATGGGTTAACACCATTCAAGTAACCAGAGATAGCGATAGCAATTTCAAAGAAGTAGATGGTGTATCCAAGTGTGAACTCATCTTGGCTAGGAATGGTCAAGTAAGTATTTGGTACGCCACCATCTGTGTGGGCAAGAAGAACACCATCTGTAGCTTTTTTGTTAACAAAATCAACATCTTTTCCTTGCAAGTAACCTAAACCATCAAGGTCAGCTTCTTCAGTTGGAATAGTAATGTTTTTACGAGGTTTGTCAACACGGATAACTGTCTCAAAGAGGTTACGGTAACCTTCTTGGATAAATTGTCCTAATGAGTGTAAATCAGTTGAGAAGTTAGCTGAAGTTGGGTAAATGCCTTTTTGATCTTTACCTTCTGATTCGCCAGCTAATTGTTTCCACCATTCGCTGAAGTATTGTAAAGAAGGCTCATAGTTAGCAAATACTTCTGTAATATAACCTTTACGGTAAAGAATATTACGGATGACAGCATATTGGTAAGCTTGGTTTTCAGCAATTTTATCAGAAGAATAGTCTTTACGAGCTGCGTTAGCACCTTCCATCAATTTCGTGATGTCTGCTCCTGAAGCAGCAATTGGAAGAAGTCCAACTGGTGTTAACACTGTAAAACGTCCGCCAACGCTATCTGGAACAACAAAAGTTTCCCAACCGTTTGCATCAGCTTCAACTTTAACAGCTCCTTTTGCTTTATCAGTTGTTGCATAAATACGTTTGTTAGCTTCTTCTTTACCGTATTTTTTAACAAGAAGTTCTTTGAAAACACGGAAAGCAATAGCTGGCTCAGTTGTTGTACCTGATTTCGAAATAACGTTTACAGAGAAATCTTTATCTGCGACATAATCTACTAAATCAGCAAGGTAGTTTGATGAAATAGAGTTTCCAGCGTAAAGAATTTGTGGTGCCTTACGTTCTTCAGCTGTTTGTAGGTTTACAAATGAGTTGTTAAGGAAATCAATAGCAGCACGAGCTCCAAGATAAGAACCACCGATACCAATAACCACTAATACTTCACTGTCAGCTTTGATTTTTTCAGCAGCTTTTAAAATTCGATCAAACTCAGCTTTATCGTAATCTTCTGGTAAGTTTAACCAACCAGTCATTTCAGATCCTGGTCCAGTTCCTTGACGAAGTGCTGCATCTGCTGCAGAGACATGCATTTGCATATAGTCAAGTTCATGTGGTGCTACAAATTGTCCTAACACTTTTGAATAATCAAATGTAATATGTGACATAATATACCCCTTTAAATTTTGCGTTCACTACTATATTAACTCTTTACTATCAAATTTTCAATCTTTTTGAATGTTTTTTCACAATTTTTTCAAATTTTTGTAACGACATATTTTTGAAGAAATAAGTTCCAATTATATTTCAATTAAAGATTATACATTTTAAAAAAAGACTCTATACTCTCTATTTTGGATAAACCGTAATAGAAGATATATAGAGTCTAAGAACTTACTAAGAAGATTTTTTCAAATTATTTGAGAAATTTTTACTTAGTTTTCTTTCTTTTTCAAACCTACGAATCCTAAACCTGCAAGTAACGCACCAAAACCAATTAATAATGAATTTGTATTATCACCATTTCTTGGTAAAATTGGTCGACTTGGTCGTGTCGGCGGTGTTCTTCTTGGTGGTGTTTCACCAGGAGGAGGAGTTACTGGTTTATCAGGAGTTGTTGGTTTTGGTGGGAATACATGAACAGGTTTTGTATCTTTTGTCCATGTTGAGTTTGGACCATGGTTAAAGCTTACTGTTGCAATATTTTCAAATCCATCTTTCAAGTATGGTTTTAAGTCCGTACCTGGTTTGATTGAAGAGTAAATGATTGTCTTAACAGTGTAACCTTTAAGAGCTTCTAGAGTGTCCTTATCAGTAATTTCAACATTTACAAGCTGTCCTTGACTCTTAGCGGTAGATATACCAAGCTCTGCCATCTCACTTGCAGTTAGTTCACCTTGGTTAATCAATTTAGCTAACAAGTTAGCTTTTTCTGCTACTTCCTTAGCTTTTGCATCTGCTTTATCGAATGCCTCTTGTGCTTT
This window encodes:
- a CDS encoding BglG family transcription antiterminator, whose product is MALVNRWYDILENLVIQNQMSFDTLKQNLKISSQTLNKSIEQLNAVLDGDVEIIQKNNQLELAVYDYARLETILAGSLRKTSDFNSASKRVAYLLKRLLESSSSTFIDDLAEEIGVSRSTINKDLRTAKLVAENYHVSIKGIPNRGVQLLGHELQLRLLFIHEVNNYFEIDTLKEESYLFLEQLYQTYRLPLKIQELLTKSIAISIKRIQTNHHLLESIPFYSNEVNSDAFMEELVYHLEIAYRISLSQFERDFISFALNTQYIDSLSYQEGGVSQELLNLYQEMVEEVKDSLLINFDQEKLFVEMHTHLKFLVNRLIFHIQANDLFHGEIKQKYPLAFEMATVAGKVLEKNFATRIELSECSYLALYFELIMREKEDQIVQTKMKKIAVVCTTGRGTANMICRRLAKVLGPDIVISQFSEEQFNPEKDDNYFAIFTTVPLKFGQLKSPLVQITNLFNDQWLQNEWQKVQHIHQRRQKSNTVRFIRLEEESTYETYLIKMATALVDEGLVDLAFPERILQREEKQSTLFGNQIAFPHTLNLLDQNPVLMVGILEKLFVAGSQEVALIFMVAIPKSVEEDTETELLEVYDDIFRIASDKCLWNELQLLKSQEEFNQFIAEKGVF
- a CDS encoding glucose-6-phosphate isomerase, producing the protein MSHITFDYSKVLGQFVAPHELDYMQMHVSAADAALRQGTGPGSEMTGWLNLPEDYDKAEFDRILKAAEKIKADSEVLVVIGIGGSYLGARAAIDFLNNSFVNLQTAEERKAPQILYAGNSISSNYLADLVDYVADKDFSVNVISKSGTTTEPAIAFRVFKELLVKKYGKEEANKRIYATTDKAKGAVKVEADANGWETFVVPDSVGGRFTVLTPVGLLPIAASGADITKLMEGANAARKDYSSDKIAENQAYQYAVIRNILYRKGYITEVFANYEPSLQYFSEWWKQLAGESEGKDQKGIYPTSANFSTDLHSLGQFIQEGYRNLFETVIRVDKPRKNITIPTEEADLDGLGYLQGKDVDFVNKKATDGVLLAHTDGGVPNTYLTIPSQDEFTLGYTIYFFEIAIAISGYLNGVNPFDQPGVEAYKKNMFALLGKPGFEELGAELDARL
- a CDS encoding SDR family oxidoreductase; the encoded protein is MTDWLNIAGKTVIVTGASSGIGKSIVEEFLKLDVKVANFDITDNEIDHPNLFYVKVDVTSRKEVEEGVAKVIEHFGTVDALVNNAGINIPRLLVDPKDPHGKYELDDATFDKITSINQKGLYLVSQAVARILVEKKSGVIINMASEAGLEGSEGQSAYAATKAAVYSYTRSWSKELGKHGVRVVGIAPGIMEATGLRTLAYEEALGYTRGKTVEEIRAGYSSTSTTPLGRSGKLSEVADLVAYYISDRSSYITGITTNVAGGKTRG